In a single window of the Drosophila miranda strain MSH22 chromosome XL, D.miranda_PacBio2.1, whole genome shotgun sequence genome:
- the LOC108165181 gene encoding carbonic anhydrase-related protein 10 has translation MPSPGHTFCFSSAGFIACSAIVLLCSSEVLSSWEEWWTYDGISGPSFWGLINPQWNMCNKGRRQSPIDVVPDKLLFDPYLRPLHIDKHKVSGTLHNTGQSLVFRVDKDTKQHVNISGGPLAYRYQFEEIYIHYGVDNTRGSEHFIQGYSFPGEIQIYGFNKELYHNMSEAQHKSQGIVGLSLMVQIGETPNPELRIITSTFNKVLYRGFSTPIRHISVRSLLPNTDHYITYEGSTTHPGCWESTVWIIVNKPIYITKQELYQLRRLMQGSESTPKAPLGNNARPVQSLHHRTVRTNIDFKRNKNQYACPSMYKDMYYRANRWSPDTGLLIR, from the exons ATGCCGTCGCCCGGGCACACATTTTGCTTCTCCTCAGCAGGATTTATCGCTTGCTCAGCAATCGTTCTGCTTTGTAGTTCCG AGGTTTTATCCAGTTGGGAGGAATGGTGGACATACGATGGTATATCCG GACCAAGCTTCTGGGGCCTTATCAATCCACAGTGGAATATGTGCAACAAAGGACGGCGCCAATCGCCAATCGATGTGGTGCCTGACAAGCTGCTGTTCGATCCCTACCTCCGACCGCTTCACATCGACAAGCACAAG GTTTCTGGCACTCTGCACAATACGGGCCAGTCGCTCGTCTTTCGCGTCGACAAGGACACCAAGCAGCATGTGAACATATCCGGCGGCCCTCTGGCCTATCGCTATCAGTTCGAGGAGATCTACATCCATTACGGCGTGGATAACACTCGCGGCTCCGAGCACTTCATCCAAGGCTACAGTTTTCCCGGCGAG ATTCAAATCTATGGCTTCAACAAGGAGCTATACCACAACATGTCCGAGGCCCAGCATAAATCGCAGGGTATTGTGGGACTGTCGCTTATGGTGCAGATTGGTGAGACGCCCAATCCGGAACTGCGCATCATCACGAGCACCTTCAACAAGGTGCTCTATCGAG GCTTCTCGACGCCCATCCGGCACATATCGGTGAGGTCGCTGCTGCCAAACACGGATCACTACATCACCTACGAGGGCTCCACAACCCATCCCGGCTGCTGGGAGAGCACCGTCTGGATCATAGTTAATAAACCCATCTATATCACCAAACAAGAG TTATACCAACTCCGACGACTGATGCAAGGCTCCGAGAGTACTCCAAAAGCTCCACTAGGTAATAATGCGCGACCCGTGCAAAGTTTACATCATAGAACCGTAAGAACGAACATAGATTTTAAGCGGAACAAG AATCAATATGCTTGCCCCTCGATGTATAAGGATATGTATTATCGGGCGAATCGCTGGTCACCAGACACGGGACTCTTGATACGTTGA